A single Perognathus longimembris pacificus isolate PPM17 chromosome 17, ASM2315922v1, whole genome shotgun sequence DNA region contains:
- the Aldh3a1 gene encoding aldehyde dehydrogenase, dimeric NADP-preferring gives MEEIDNTIKKLPEWAADEPVVEKTRQTQQDETYIHSEPLGVVLIIGAWNYPFNLTIQPMVGAIAAGNAVVLKPSEVSENMGNLLATTIPQYLDKELYPVITGGVPETTEVLAQRFDHILYTGSPNVGKVVMAAAAKHLTPVTLELGGKSPCYVDKDCDLDVACRRIAWGKFMNSGQTCVAPDYILCDPSVQNQIVEKLKKSLREFYGENAKQSRDYGRIINDRHFQRVISLIEGQKVAHGGTWDAASRYIAPTILMDVDPQSPVMQEEIFGPVMPIVCVRSLEEAIQFINQREKPLALYVFSTNDKVIKRMIAETSSGGVTANDVIVHITVHSLPFGGVGNSGMGAYHGKKSFETFSHRRSCLVRSLRNDEGLKARYPPSPAKMPRH, from the exons ATGGAGGAGATTGATAACACAATCAAGAAGCTCCCTGAGTGGGCTGCTGATGAGCCCGTGGTAGAGAAGACTCGCCAAACCCAGCAGGATGAAACCTACATCCACTCAGAGCCCCTGGGTGTGGTTCTCATCATTGGTGCCTGGAACTACCCCTTCAACCTCACCATCCAGCCCATGGTGGGCGCCATTGCTGCAG GAAATGCAGTGGTCCTCAAACCCTCAGAGGTGAGCGAGAACATGGGGAACCTGCTGGCCACCACCATTCCTCAGTACCTGGACAAG GAACTGTACCCTGTGATCACCGGGGGTGTCCCTGAGACCACAGAGGTGCTCGCCCAGAGATTTGACCACATTTTGTACACGGGGAGCCCAAATGTGGGGAAGGTTGTTATGGCAGCTGCTGCTAAGCACCTGACCCCTGTCACCCTGGAGCTGGGAGGAAAGAGCCCTTGCTACGTGGACAAGGACTGTGATCTGGACGTGGCCTGCCG ACGCATTGCCTGGGGGAAATTCATGAACAGCGGCCAGACCTGTGTGGCCCCTGACTACATCCTCTGTGACCCCTCGGTCCAGAACCAAATTGTGGAGAAACTGAAGAAGTCATTGAGA GAGTTCTATGGGGAGAATGCCAAGCAATCCCGCGACTATGGAAGAATCATCAATGACCGGCACTTCCAGAGAGTAATAAGCCTGATTGAGGGCCAGAAAGTGGCCCACGGGGGCACCTGGGATGCGGCTTCCCGCTACATAG ccCCCACCATCCTCATGGACGTGGACCCCCAGTCCCCAGTGATGCAGGAGGAGATCTTTGGGCCGGTGATGCCGATCGTGTGTGTGCGCAGCCTGGAGGAGGCCATCCAGTTCATCAACCAGCGCGAGAAGCCACTGGCTCTCTACGTCTTCTCCACCAATGACAAG GTCATTAAGAGGATGATTGCTGAGACATCGAGCGGTGGGGTGACGGCCAATGATGTCATCGTTCATATCACTGTGCACTCTCTGCCCTTTGGGGGTGTGG GGAATAGCGGCATGGGAGCCTACCATGGCAAGAAGAGCTTCGAGACCTTCTCTCATCGCCGCTCTTGCCTGGTGAGGTCTCTGCGGAATGATGAAGGCCTCAAGGCCAGATATCCTCCAAGCCCAGCCAAg ATGCCCCGGCACTGA